Proteins encoded together in one Salmo trutta chromosome 3, fSalTru1.1, whole genome shotgun sequence window:
- the LOC115178724 gene encoding tanabin-like isoform X4, with protein sequence MELHRLRHHHSHRTDDKLQMLNLNQRLETYLGRVRLLEEENKLLCQEIQALRGSGQGGRMGLEDKLSLARQEVEEAWREKDRVELELGSLGEELQVLGLQRQWEADAHGEVKKKLADSRKQMEEERRAQIWLREKVSQLEKQIQFQIQTHQEDVAGFQATLIHVRPALPPPPPQTGTQLPSLLELGEEYSQMAVRAWHEAAMVFQGQVDSLDESLNQARTRLAQVGQEKIESQLKLQALENELQSAQDKRQYLERSVAKQRDRQRQEIQNLQAHLDVLEMEKGALGNQIDTLLTESRGLLQLKMSLGMEVATYRALLDNENLKGDFSSTNQLRSTYISDGVPSSRGAKQSFQSQQATSHMIRPISTIHRASPRSNVTMMSASPIWTQNRVTLNETPESCRKTEEEHIDFGTGSNHQVSYSTPYPEVPQDGISVDHFRPQDVHKEVNYAELLSPPTEEAGADVVSLLGSDHKEQSMWDMEKEEEDQNIVRTWFAEEKPVLESAMSHQVETSFIMPTVFSTDAQELYSPSVSYERAGSVTGAHSAFSANDDNDVPFEMSFEKEEPLLDMPYGPMNASEERDLETARKDAEWGGNEGLESETASVLEQAFETFTSSQAFEYGAGKSYNKPIEFNQEDNMSYESTQASHGLEEAFRHVKRVEEDVINLPKEDENYMSNKHEEQLEDELPPYGYDKDNCERLEGFSKENDMTERIDEFNQENIINLTKEDDENDMSNKDEDQLEHELRPYGYGKDNWEILGGFNKENDMTERIDKFNQEEIISYESAQASHWSEEVFHNVERVVEGDINFRKGDDENDMSNKREEQHALNPNGDVKDEWDRVEGYNEENGIGERMDDWKEGKYHMKEEETWNNRETQPNRYDQEDIPSNVEKLNQFEQEQIPSGREKLNQSEQEHIPSGGEKLNISDNDKEDHDEANLCQNNSVSWRAELEGDSYAQDNTLADTHPLIRYKSDETDVNTQASHMGESDSSDGEEDREVCQTGTDTWGEGKSKQFDTMEYLYEESEGDVIDQESNMGSTHQEDMDASQTKEHATQENDEENAVDQLIQKAEEEQSYEELTEPGEYSMVCSDEDYNEETIDRLVEQELENLSISSYSEHFTGQMIESESVLSLQIESHTELSQTHDISYSEEVEQIHSERLNQSEQEYIPSGGEKLNLYEQEHIPSGREKLNQSESEYTTSGGEKLNLYVQEHTPSDGEKLNQSEQEYIPSGGEKLNLYEQEHIPSDREKLNQSESEYTTSGGEKLNLYVQEHIPSDREKLNQSEQKYIPSGGEKVNQSEPEYIISGGEKLNQSEAEYITSGGEKLNLYAQEYLPSDGEKMNPSEPEYIPSNGEKLNQSEQGNIPSGREKLNQSEPEHIPSGGETLDICEQEHIPSDGEKINQPDSEHIPSNGEKLNVNVQEHIPSDGENLNQSEQENIPSGGEKVNQSEPEYIISGGEKLNQSEAEDITSGGETLNLYAQGYLPSDGEKMNQSEPEYIPSNGEKLNQSQQENIPLGGEKLNQSEQENIPSGGEKMNQSEQENIPSGGEKRNQSEAEYITSGGEKLNQSEQENIPSDREKMNPSEPEYTTSGGETLDICEQEHIPSDGEKINQPDSEHIPSNGKKLNVYVQEHIPSDREKLNQSEQENIPSGGEKLNQSEQGNIPSGREKLNQSEPEHIPSGGETLDICEQEHIPSDGEKINQPDSEHIPSNGEKLNVNVQEHIPSDGENLNQSEQENIPSGGEKVNQSEPEYIISGGEKLNQSEAEDITSGGETLNLYAQGYLPSDGEKMNQSEPEYIPSNGEKLNQSQQENIPLGGEKLNQSEQENIPSGGEKMNQSEQENIPSGGEKRNQSEAEYITSGGEKLNQSEQENIPSDREKMNPSEPEYTTSGGETLDICEQEHIPSDGEKINQPDSEHIPSNGKKLNVYVQEHIPSDREKLNQSEQENIPSGGEKLNQSEQENLPSSGETLDLCEQEHIPSDGEKMYKSEPEHILSNGEKLNQSEQENIPLGGKKLNQSEQENLPSGGEKLNQSEQENLPSGGEKLNQSEPEHIPSNGEKLNQSEQEYITSGGEKLNQSEPEYIISGGEKLNQSEAEDITSGGETLNVNAQEHIPSDGEKMNQSEPEYIPLGREKLNQSEPEYITSGGEKLNLCVQEYLPSDREKMNPSEPEYIPSGGEKLNLYEQEYVISGGEKLNQSETEDIPSGGEKLNQSETEDIPSGGEKLNQSETEDIPSGGEKLNQSEPEYIISGGEKLDICEQEHIPSDREKMNQSEQEYVISGGEKLNQSETEDIPSGGEKLNQSEPEYIPSGEENMNQSEEQYIPSGGEKLNQYEQECLPSGGEKLNLSEQQNIPLGSEKLNQSEPEYITSGEYKMSLYEQEHIPSDREKMNQSDLEYIPSGGEKLNQSEQECISSEVMYSVHSRILKTSEHTSLRESSVEISKEESLAQGKEFRGGLGTEAVPDKIEGQDDQNLYMLTHADFTESHSIYSSLNSRPESQTNMNNLDIEESNSTDDESPNASQYLQPVTKANLTADQEDLLDMAVSHYEDCNTLIEHSAEEVTSYQASNECLQTDEWEVLESPNKHLESRDPFAGHKRDSERSSKTDSEGQDLHSFLSSGVHNNFWGSNLETGASNQPDQPYDHVTELPNQNLALADNLSWVDLENPQAANWNTKMDSDTPKASTLGEEDKQMPSQVKQLVCRDVVEGVNVTSEDEGDSWSYGEE encoded by the exons atggAGCTCCACCGCCTCCGGCACCACCACAGCCACCGGACCGACGACAAGCTCCAGATGCTGAACCTCAACCAACGCCTGGAGACCTACCTGGGCCGAGTGAGGCTGCTGGAGGAGGAGAACAAGCTACTATGCCAGGAGATCCAGGCCCTGAGGGGCAGCGGCCAGGGGGGGCGGATGGGCCTGGAGGACAAGCTGAGCCTGGCCAGGCAAGAGGTAGAGGAAGCCTGGAGGGAGAAGGATCGGGTGGAGCTGGAGCTAGGGAGCCTGGGTGAAGAGCTCCAAGTCCTGGGGCTGCAGAGACAGTGGGAGGCGGACGCCCATGGGGAGGTGAAGAAGAAGCTGGCAGACAGCAGGaagcagatggaggaggagaggagggctcaGATCTGGTTACGAGAGAAGGTGAGCCAGCTAGAGAAACAAATCCAGTTCCAGATACAAACCCACCAGGAAGATGTTGCCGGCTTCCAGGCTACACTAATCCATGTCAGACCTGCACTGCCACCCCCTCCACCCCAAACGGGTACCCAGCTGCCCAGCCTCCTGGAGCTGGGTGAGGAGTACTCCCAGATGGCTGTCAGGGCGTGGCATGAGGCGGCCATGGTGTTTCAGGGCCAGGTGGACAGCCTGGACGAGtctctaaaccaggccagaacccGGTTGGCCCAGGTGGGCCAGGAGAAGATTGAGAGCCAGCTGAAACTTCAGGCCCTGGAGAATGAGCTGCAATCAGCCCAGGATAAAAGGCAGTATCTGGAGAGGAGTGTGGCCAAACAAAGAGACAGGCAGAGGCAAGAGATACAAAACCTGCAG GCCCATCTGGATGTGTTGGAGATGGAGAAGGGGGCTCTGGGAAATCAGATTGACACTCTCCTGACAGAAAGTAGGGGTCTGCTGCAGCTGAAGATGTCTCTAGGCATGGAGGTGGCCACATACAG AGCATTACTGGACAATGAAAATCTGAAGGGGGATTTCTCTTCAACAAATCAGCTAAGGAGCACCTACATCTCTG ATGGAGTGCCCAGCTCTCGAGGGGCTAAGCAAAGCTTCCAGTCACAGCAGGCTACCAGTCACATGATCAGGCCCATCTCTACCATCCATAGAGCAAGCCCCCGATCCAATGTAACAATGATGTCCGCATCACCAATCTGGACTCAAAATCGGGTAACCCTGAACGAAACACCCGAGAGTTGTCGAAAGACAGAAGAAGAGCATATTGACTTTGGCACAGGGTCCAACCACCAGGTAAGTTATTCAACGCCTTACCCCGAAGTACCACAGGACGGAATTTCAGTTGACCACTTCAGACCCCAAGATGTCCATAAAGAAGTCAACTATGCTGAGCTTCTCTCACCTCCCACTGAAGAGGCAGGAGCTGATGTTGTATCTTTGCTTGGATCTGACCATAAGGAACAATCCATGTGGGATAtggaaaaggaggaagaggatcAGAACATAGTCAGAACCTGGTTTGCTGAAGAGAAACCCGTTCTGGAATCTGCCATGAGTCACCAGGTTGAGACCAGCTTCATAATGCCAACTGTGTTCAGCACTGATGCTCAAGAGCTCTACAGCCCTTCAGTGAGCTATGAGAGAGCAGGTTCGGTGACAGGGGCACATTCTGCTTTCTCAGCGAATGATGATAATGATGTACCTTTTGAAATGTCTTTTGAAAAAGAGGAACCTCTACTAGATATGCCTTACGGTCCCATGAATGCATCGGAGGAAAGAGATCTTGAAACAGCAAGGAAAGATGCTGAATGGGGGGGAAATGAAGGCTTGGAATCTGAAACTGCATCAGTGCTAGAACAAGCATTTGAGACCTTCACAAGCAGTCAAGCTTTTGAGTATGGAGCTGGGAAAAGTTACAACAAGCCAATAGAGTTCAACCAAGAGGACAATATGTCTTATGAATCTACTCAAGCCTCCCACGGTTTAGAAGAGGCATTTCGCCATGTTAAAAGAGTGGAGGAAGATGTTATTAATCTCCCAAAAGAGGATGAAAATTATATGTCTAACAAACATGAGGAGCAATTGGAAGATGAATTGCCCCCCTATGGGTATGATAAGGATAATTGTGAAAGATTGGAAGGATTCAGTAAGGAAAATGATATGACGGAAAGAATCGACGAGTTCAACCAAGAGAATATTATTAATCTCACAAAAGAGGATGATGAAAATGATATGTCTAACAAAGATGAAGATCAATTGGAACATGAATTGCGCCCCTATGGGTATGGTAAGGATAATTGGGAGATATTGGGAGGATTCAATAAGGAAAATGATATGACAGAAAGAATCGATAAGTTCAACCAAGAGGAGATTATCTCATATGAATCTGCTCAAGCTTCTCACTGGTCAGAAGAGGTATTTCACAATGTTGAAAGAGTGGTGGAAGGTGACATAAATTTCAGAAAAGGGGATGATGAAAATGATATGTCTAACAAACGTGAGGAACAACATGCACTGAACCCCAATGGGGATGTAAAGGATGAATGGGATAGAGTGGAAGGGTACAATGAAGAGAATGGAATTGGAGAAAGAATGGATGATTGGAAAGAAGGAAAGTATCATATGAAAGAGGAAGAGACGTGGAATAACAGAGAAACCCAACCCAATCGGTATGATCAAGAGGATATACCTTCAAATGTAGAGAAACTGAATCAATTCGAGCAAGAGCAAATACCTTCAGGCAGAGAGAAACTGAATCAGTCTGAGCAAGAGCATATACCTTCAGGCGGAGAGAAACTGAATATATCCGACAATGACAAAGAGGATCATGATGAGGCAAACCTCTGTCAAAATAATTCTGTTTCATGGAGGGCTGAGCTAGAAGGCGACAGCTATGCTCAGGACAACACACTAGCCGACACACACCCCCTGATCCGTTACAAGAGTGACGAGACGGATGTCAACACTCAGGCTTCACACATGGGCGAAAGTGACTCCAGTGATGGTGAAGAGGACAGGGAGGTTTGCCAGACAGGAACAGACACCTGGGGCGAAGGCAAGTCCAAACAGTTTGACACCATGGAGTATCTGTATGAAGAGTCAGAAGGGGATGTCATAGATCAGGAAAGTAACATGGGCTCCACTCACCAAGAGGACATGGATGCTAGCCAAACAAAGGAGCATGCTACACAGGAGAACGATGAGGAGAATGCTGTCGATCAGTTGATTCAGAAGGCAGAAGAGGAGCAATCTTATGAGGAACTTACAGAACCTGGAGAGTACTCCATGGTGTGCTCTGATGAGGACTATAATGAAGAAACAATTGATAGATTGGTGGAGCAAGAGTTAGAGAATTTATCTATATCCAGTTACAGTGAACACTTTACTGGGCAGATGATTGAGAGCGAGTCAGTACTGAGTCTTCAAATTGAGTCTCACACTGAACTTTCCCAGACACATGACATATCATACAGTGAGGAGGTAGAGCAGATACACTCAGAGAGACTGAATCAATCTGAACAAGAGTAT ATACCCTCAGGCGGAGAGAAACTGAATCTATATGAGCAAGAACACATACCCTCAGGCAGAGAGAAACTGAATCAATCTGAGTCAGAGTACACAACCTCAGGCGGAGAGAAACTGAATCTATATGTGCAAGAACACACACCCTCAGACGGAGAGAAACTGAATCAATCTGAACAAGAGTATATACCCTCAGGCGGAGAGAAACTGAATCTATATGAGCAAGAACACATAccctcagacagagagaaactGAATCAATCTGAGTCAGAGTACACAACCTCAGGCGGAGAGAAACTGAATCTATATGTGCAAGAACACATAccctcagacagagagaaactGAATCAATCTGAACAAAAGTATATACCTTCAGGCGGAGAAAAAGTGAATCAATCCGAGCCAGAGTATATAATTTCAGGCGGAGAGAAACTGAATCAATCCGAGGCAGAGTACATAACTTCAGGCGGAGAGAAACTGAATCTATATGCGCAAGAATACCTACCCTCAGACGGAGAGAAAATGAATCCATCCGAGCCAGAGTATATACCTTCAAACGGAGAGAAACTGAATCAATCTGAACAAGGGAATATACCTTCAGGCAGAGAGAAACTGAATCAATCTGAGCCAGAGCATATACCTTCAGGCGGAGAGACACTGGATATATGTGAGCAAGAACATATACCCTCAGATGGAGAGAAAATAAATCAACCCGATTCAGAGCATATACCTTCAAATGGAGAGAAACTAAATGTAAATGTGCAAGAACACATACCATCAGACGGAGAGAATCTGAATCAATCTGAACAAGAGAATATACCTTCAGGCGGAGAAAAAGTTAATCAATCCGAGCCAGAGTATATAATTTCAGGCGGAGAGAAACTGAATCAATCCGAGGCAGAGGATATAACTTCAGGCGGAGAGACACTGAATCTATATGCGCAAGGATACCTACCCTCAGACGGAGAGAAAATGAATCAATCCGAGCCAGAGTATATACCTTCAAACGGAGAGAAACTGAATCAATCTCAGCAAGAAAATATACCTTTAGGTGGAGAGAAACTGAATCAATCTGAACAAGAGAATATACCTTCAGGCGGAGAGAAAATGAATCAATCTGAGCAAGAGAATATACCCTCAGGCGGAGAAAAACGGAATCAATCCGAGGCAGAGTACATAACTTCAGGTGGAGAGAAACTGAATCAATCTGAGCAAGAGAATATAccttcagacagagagaaaatgaaTCCATCCGAGCCAGAGTACACAACTTCAGGCGGAGAGACACTGGATATATGTGAGCAAGAACATATACCCTCAGATGGAGAGAAAATTAATCAACCCGATTCAGAGCATATACCTTCAAATGGAAAGAAACTGAATGTGTATGTGCAAGAACACATACCATCAGACAGAGAGAAACTGAATCAATCTGAACAAGAGAATATACCTTCAGGCGGAGAGAAACTGAATCAATCTGAACAAGGGAATATACCTTCAGGCAGAGAGAAACTGAATCAATCTGAGCCAGAGCATATACCTTCAGGCGGAGAGACACTGGATATATGTGAGCAAGAACATATACCCTCAGATGGAGAGAAAATAAATCAACCCGATTCAGAGCATATACCTTCAAATGGAGAGAAACTAAATGTAAATGTGCAAGAACACATACCATCAGACGGAGAGAATCTGAATCAATCTGAACAAGAGAATATACCTTCAGGCGGAGAAAAAGTGAATCAATCCGAGCCAGAGTATATAATTTCAGGCGGAGAGAAACTGAATCAATCCGAGGCAGAGGATATAACTTCAGGCGGAGAGACACTGAATCTATATGCGCAAGGATACCTACCCTCAGACGGAGAGAAAATGAATCAATCCGAGCCAGAGTATATACCTTCAAACGGAGAGAAACTGAATCAATCTCAGCAAGAAAATATACCTTTAGGTGGAGAGAAACTGAATCAATCTGAACAAGAGAATATACCTTCAGGCGGAGAGAAAATGAATCAATCTGAGCAAGAGAATATACCCTCAGGCGGAGAAAAACGGAATCAATCCGAGGCAGAGTACATAACTTCAGGTGGAGAGAAACTGAATCAATCCGAGCAAGAGAATATAccttcagacagagagaaaatgaaTCCATCCGAGCCAGAGTACACAACTTCAGGCGGAGAGACACTGGATATATGTGAGCAAGAACATATACCCTCAGATGGAGAGAAAATTAATCAACCCGATTCAGAGCATATACCTTCAAATGGAAAGAAACTGAATGTGTATGTGCAAGAACACATACCATCAGACAGAGAGAAACTGAATCAATCTGAACAAGAGAATATACCTTCAGGCGGAGAGAAACTGAATCAATCTGAACAAGAGAATTTACCTTCAAGCGGAGAGACACTGGATTTATGTGAGCAAGAACATATACCCTCAGATGGAGAGAAAATGTATAAATCTGAGCCAGAGCATATACTTTCAAACGGAGAGAAACTGAATCAATCTGAGCAAGAAAATATACCTTTAGGTGGAAAGAAACTGAATCAATCTGAACAAGAGAATTTACCTTCAGGTGGAGAGAAACTGAATCAATCTGAACAAGAGAATTTACCTTCAGGCGGAGAGAAACTGAATCAATCCGAGCCAGAGCATATACCTTCAAACGGAGAGAAACTAAATCAATCTGAGCAAGAGTATATAACTTCAGGCGGAGAGAAACTGAATCAATCTGAGCCAGAGTATATAATTTCAGGCGGAGAGAAACTGAATCAATCCGAGGCAGAGGATATAACTTCAGGCGGAGAGACACTGAATGTAAATGCACAAGAACACATACCCTCAGACGGAGAGAAAATGAATCAATCCGAGCCAGAGTATATACCTTTAGGCAGAGAGAAACTGAATCAATCAGAGCCAGAGTACATAACTTCAGGCGGAGAGAAACTGAATCTATGTGTGCAAGAATACCTAccctcagacagagagaaaatgaaTCCATCCGAGCCAGAGTATATACCTTCAGGCGGAGAGAAACTGAATCTATATGAGCAAGAGTATGTCATTTCAGGCGGAGAGAAACTGAATCAATCCGAGACAGAGGATATACCTTCGGGTGGAGAGAAACTGAATCAATCCGAGACAGAGGATATACCTTCGGGTGGAGAGAAACTGAATCAATCCGAGACAGAGGATATACCTTCGGGTGGAGAGAAACTGAATCAATCCGAGCCAGAGTATATAATTTCTGGCGGAGAGAAACTAGATATATGTGAGCAAGAACATATAccctcagacagagagaaaatgaaTCAATCTGAACAAGAGTATGTCATTTCAGGCGGAGAGAAACTGAATCAATCCGAGACAGAGGATATACCTTCGGGTGGAGAGAAACTGAATCAATCCGAGCCCGAGTATATACCTTCAGGAGAAGAGAACATGAATCAATCTGAAGAGCAGTACATACCTTCAGGCGGAGAGAAACTTAATCAGTATGAGCAAGAGTGTTTACCTTCAGGTGGAGAGAAACTGAATCTCTCCGAGCAACAGAATATACCTTTAGGCAGTGAGAAACTGAATCAATCTGAGCCAGAGTATATAACTTCAGGTGAATACAAAATGAGTCTATATGAGCAAGAACATATAccctcagacagagagaaaatgaaTCAATCCGATCTCGAGTATATACCTTCAGGTGGAGAGAAACTCAATCAGTCTGAGCAAGAGTGTATTTCCTCAGAGGTTATGTATTCGGTGCATTCTAGGATTCTAAAGACATCTGAACACACATCTCTTAGAGAAAGTTCAGTAGAAATATCCAAAGAAGAATCTTTGGCTCAAGGTAAGGAATTCAGAGGGGGACTGGGAACTGAAGCTGTACCAGACAAAATAGAAGGACAGGATGACCAGAACCTTTATATGCTGACTCATGCAGACTTCACTGAAAGCCATTCTATCTACAGCAGTTTAAACAGCAGGCCTGAGAGTCAAACCAACATGAACAACTTGGATATAGAAGAGTCCAACAGCACAGATGATGAGTCGCCAAATGCAAGCCAGTATTTGCAACCTGTCACCAAAGCAAATCTAACTGCAGATCAGGAAGACTTGTTAGATATGGCGGTCTCTCACTATGAGGATTGCAATACTCTTATTGAACATTCTGCAGAGGAGGTCACTAGCTATCAGGCAAGTAATGAATGTCTTCAGACAGATGAATGGGAAGTCTTAGAAAGTCCAAACAAACACCTAGAATCTAGAGATCCTTTTGCAGGTCACAAGAGAGACTCCGAAAGATCATCCAAAACTGACAGCGAAGGCCAGGACCTACACAGCTTCCTCAGCTCTGGTGTACACAACAACTTCTGGGGTTCCAATCTGGAGACAGGAGCCTCGAATCAACCGGATCAGCCGTATGACCATGTGACCGAACTACCCAATCAGAACCTAGCCTTGGCTGACAACCTATCCTGGGTGGATTTGGAGAATCCACAGGCAGCTAATTGGAACACAAAAATGGACAGCGACACACCTAAAGCTTCCACCCTTGGAGAAGAGGACAAACAGATGCCCTCACAGGTGAAGCAGCTGGTGTGTAGAGATGTGGTAGAGGGTGTGAATGTTACTTCTGAAGATGAGGGAGACTCCTGGTCATATGGGGAAGAATAG